Genomic window (Streptomyces yatensis):
GTCTGGGCGATCGCCGAGGGCCGCTCCGCCGCGGCCGCCGTGGACCGCTATCTCGCGGGCTCCACGACGCTCCCGGCGCCGGTCGGGCCGGCCGACCGCCCGATGACGGCCTGACGGAGCGGCACTCCGGTGGCCTTGGCCGGTGTCCCGGTGCCGGTGGCCGACACCGGTGGCCTTGGCCGGTGGCCGACATCGGTGGCCTTGGCCGGTGGCCGACAGCGGTGGCCGGACGCCTGCGCACACGGACACCGGTGGCCGGACGCCTGCGCACGTGGACATCTGCGCACGTGGACATCTGCGCACACGGACACGTGCACGGACACCGGCACACGGACACCGGCATCTGGAACCGTCGCGCCCGTACACCGGTGCCCGGAGGGCGGGCCGCCTGCCGCGGGCGTACGGCGCGGGAATAGTGTGCGTCCATGATCTCGCAATCGCCCCTCCTCACCGTGGCCGACGGTGTGCACATCTGGTCCCCCACCCCCAGCGCCGGATGGGGGCTGGCCAACTGCGGTCTGATCGTCTCGCCCGACGGCGCCGCCGCCTGGATCGACACCCCCTACGACCGGCGGATGGCCGGTGACTTCCTGGAGCGCAGCCGCGCCCTGCTGCCCGGCGGGAGCCGGATCGAGCGGGTGATCGTCACCCATGCCAACGGCGACCATCTGTGGGGCGCGGAGGTCGTACCGGACGCGGAGATCGTCGCCACCCGCGAGGCGCTCGGCCATATCGAGTACGAGCCCTCGCCGCAGCAGCTGCACGCCCTGGTGCACGGCAGCGATCCGGCGACTCCGCTCGGCTGGTATCTCCAGCGGCACTTCGGGCGGTTCGACTGGTCCGGCACCGAGGTGGTCGAGCCCACCCTCACCTTCGTGGGCGAACTCGACCTGCGCGTGGGCGAGGTGCCGGTGCGGCTGTTCAGTCTGCCGTCCGCGCACACCACGGGCGATCTGGTGGCGTATCTGCCGCGGCAGAGGGTGGCGTTCACCGGCGATGTCATCTTCGCCTCCGGCCCCCAGGACCCGGGCGACCACGCGGTGCACTGGGCGGGCCCCCTGGACAATGTGATCTCCGCGTGCGAGCGGGTGCTCTCGACCGGTGCCGAGGTGATCGTCCCCGGCCATGGGCCGGTCCTCGACCGGGAGGGGGTCCGCGGCCACATCGGCTATCTGGAGCAGCTGCGGGACCGCACCCGGGAGCTGCACACGGCGGGGGTACCGGCCCTGGAGGCCGCCCGCACCCTGATCGCCGAGAACACCCATCCGGCGCTGGGCCTGCCCGAGCGGCTGGTGATCACGGTGGGTTCGGAGTACCGGCATCTGAACGGCACGGACGAGCCGGCGGATCTCGTGGCCACCATGGCCGACCTCGCCCAGGTGGCATGGGAGCGGCGCGAGGACGCGGCGACGGCCTCGGCCTGACCGCGCCCCCGGCGGCACTCCGGCGACGGGAGCCACGGAGGGCCGCCGGGCCCGGTCCGTACGGGCCGGTGTCAGCGCGGGGCGCGTTCCGCGGCCGACAGATCCTGCTCGGTCCAGATGATCTTTCCGTTCTTGGTGTAGCGGGTGCCCCAGCGCTGGACCATCTGGGCGACGAGGAACAGCCCGCGTCCGCCCTCGTCGGTGCTGCCCGCCCGGCGCAGATGCGGTGCGGTGGTGCTGCCGTCGGCGACCTCGCAGATCAGTGCCCGGTTGTGCATCAGGCGCAGCCGCACGGGGCCGACGGCGTGCCGGATGGCGTTGCCGAGCAGCTCGCTGACCACCAGTTCGGTGGTGAAGGCGGCCTCCTCCAGGTTCCAGTCGGCCAGGGTGCGGGCGACGGCCGCCCGCATCCGGGCCACGACCTCCGGGTCCGGCGGCAGCTCCCAGGAGGCCACCCGGCGCTCGTCCAGGGCGGTGGTACGGGCGATGAGCAGGCAGACGTCGTCGGTGCGGCGCGGCGAGAGCAGGGCGGCCATCACGGCGTCGCAGGCCCGCTCCGGGTCGGGGTCGGCGTCGGTGAGGGCGTCACGCAGGTGGTCGAGCCCGGTCACCAGGTCCCGTTCGCGGTCGCGGACCAGTCCATCGGTGTAGAGGACGAGGCGGCTGCCCTCGGGCAGTTGCGTCTCGGTCGCCTCGTAGAGCCGGCCGCCGAGTCCCAGCGGCGGTCCGGCGGGCAGGTCGAGGAAGGCCGCGGAGCCGTCGGGGTGGACCAGGGCCGGGGGCGGATGACCGGCCCGCGCCAGGGTGCAGTGCCGGGAGACCGGGTCGTAGACCGCGTACAGACAGGTGGCCCCGACCGCCCCGACACCGCCGTTCACGGCGGTGTCCTCCCGGTCGACCTGGTCGACCACGTCGTCGAGCCGGGCGAGCAGCTCATCGGGGGGAAGGTCCACGACGGAGAAGTTGAGCACGGCGGTGCGCAGCCGGCCCATGGTCGCGGCGGCGTGCAGTCCGTGGCCGACGACATCGCCGACGACGAGGGCGACCCGGGCCCCCGACAGGGGGATGACGTCGAACCAGTCGCCTCGCACCCCACCGGGGGCGGGCAGATAGCGCTGGGCGGCGACGACGGCCTGCTGTTCGGGGCGGCCGCGCGGCAGCAGGCTCTCCTGGAGGGCCAGTGTGGTGGCGTGCTCGCGCGCGTAGCGGCGGGCGTTGTCGATGGCGACGGCCGCCTGGCCGGCCAACTCCTCGGCGAAGGAGCGGTCCTCCTCATCGAACGGCGGGGCGTCCCCCGAGCGCCAGAACGCCACCTGGCCCAGCCGGACGCCGCGCCCGCTGAGCGGCACGGTCAGCAGCGAGCGGATGCCGTACGCCACCAGCCATCCCACCCGCTCGGGCTCCTGTGGCGTCCAGTCGGAGTAGGACGGCAACTGCTCCACGGCGACAACGCGCGCCTGGCCGGTGCCGCCGGCCCGCTGGGTGACGGGGAAGGCGGAGACGCGCTCGCCGACCCGGCGCAGCGGGGGGTCCTGCCGGATGCCGCTGAAGCCGACCCGGCGCAGCGGCGACTCCCGGTCGCCCGGCTCCTCGCCGCGCAGGACGGCCTCGTGCAGATCGACGGTGGCGTAGTCGGCGAAGCGCGGCACGGCGACCCGGGACAGTTCCTGGGCGGTCCCTTCCATGTCGAGGCTGCTACCCACCCGGACACCGGCCTCGTACAGCAGCCGCAGGCGTGCGTAGGCCCGGTCGGCCTTGTCCGTCAGGGCGCGCAGCTCGGTGGTGTCCCGCAGGGTGGCGACGCTGCCCCAGGGCGCTCCGTCCCGCTCCGCAGGGCGCTGGTTGACCACCAGCAGCCGGTCCCCGACCTGGTGCACCGCGTCGGTGGCCGCACGGCCGGAGGCGAGCAGTCCGGCGAGCTCCGGGGGCAGGCCGACGTCGGTGATCTGCCGTCCGTGCGCGTCGGGTGTGAGGCCCAGCAGACGCAGCGCCTCGTCGTTGGCGAGCTGCAGCCGCCCCTCGTCGTCGACGATCAGCACCCCCTCCTTGACGCTGCGCAGCACGGCGTCGTGGTGTTCGTACATCCTGGTGATCTCGGCGGGGCCGAGCCGGTGGGTCTGGCGCCGCAGCCGCCGGGCCACGAGAGCCGCGCCGCCCCCGCCCAGGACGAGGGCGAACGCCGTGGAGGCGTAGATCACCGGCAGTTGGCGGCCGACCGTCCGGCCGACGGAGGGGATGGAGACCCCGGCGTTGACGATGCCGATCACCCGGCCGCGGTCGTCGGTGACCGGCACGGCGGCGCGGATCGAGGGTGCCGAGCGGGTGATGCCCGGGAGTCTGTCGGTGAAGGGCCGGCCCGCCGTGGCCGGATAGAGGCTGCGGCCGATGTGCTTGCCGAGCAGCTTCGGATTGGGATGGGTCCAGCGGATGCCCCCGGGGGAGGTCACCACGATGTAGTCGACGTCGGTCCGGTGCCGGACCTTCTCGACATAGGGCTGGAGGGTCGTGGAGGGGTTGCGGGACTCCAGCGCCCGCTGGACGCCGGGGGCGAGGGCGACGGTCCGCGCGACGGTCAGGGCACTGGCCCGGGCCTGGCTGTCCCCGCTGCTGCGGGCCTGGAGGGACAGCGTGGCACCCGCGGCGAGCACCAGGAGCGTCACGATGATCAGCATCAGGGCGCACACCTGCCCGCCGACACTGCGCGAGCCCAGCGCCGAGCGCACCTTCACATGCTCTGTCTAGCGCATATCCCCGGGTCGCACACCCGGTGGCGGCCGGGGCGGGGCATCGGCCGTCAGAGATTGATCATGTGTCCGGCGAGCCCGTGGACGGCCTCCTTCACCGCCTCGCTGAGGGTCGGATGGGCGTGGATGTTGCGGGCCACCTCGTGCACGGTCAGATCCCACTGCTGGGCGAGGGTGAGCTCGGGCAGCAGCTCGGTGACCTCGGGGCCGATGAGATGGCCGCCCAGTAGCTCGCCGTGGCGGCCGTCGCTGATGAGCTTCACGAAGCCGACGGGGTCGCCGAGGCCCTGGGCCTTCCCGTTGGCGGTGAACGGGAACTTCGCCACCTGGACGTCGAAGCCGCGCTCCCGCGCCTGGGCCTCGGTCCAGCCGAAGCTGGCGATCTGCGGCTGGCAGAAGGTGGCGCGCGGGATCATCACATAGTCGAGCTCCATGGTCTCGGCCCCGGCGATGGTCTCCGCCGCGACGATGCCCATGGCCTCGGCGGCGTGTGCCAGCATCAGCTTGGCGGTGACGTCGCCGATGGCGAAGATGTGCGGCACATTGGTGCGGCAGTGTCCGTCCACGTCGACGGCGCCCCGCTCGGTCAGCCGGACGCCGGTGTGCTCCAGCCCGTATCCGTCCACCCGCGGCCGGAATCCGATGGCCTGCAGCACCCGGGCGGCCTGCAGGGTCTGCCGCTGGCCGCCCGTGGTCACCATGACCTTGACCGCGGGGCCCGCGTCGTTGATCGCCTCCACCCGGGTGGAGGTCAGGATGTTCATGCCGAGCCTGCGGAAGCGGCGGGTGAGTTCGGCGGAGACCTCCTCGTCCTCCAGGGGCACGATCCGGTCCATGAACTCCACCAGCGTCACCTGCACCCCGTAGCTGTGCATGATGTACGCGAACTCCACGCCGATGGCGCCCGCGCCCGCGATCAGGACGCTGCCGGGCAGGGCGGGGGCGAGGATCTGCTCCTCGTAGGTCACCACCCGCTCGCTCAGGGAGGTGCCGGGCAGCAGATTGGTGATCGAGCCCGTGGCGATGACGCAGTGGTCGAAGGTGACCGTCTCGGTGTCACCGTCGGAGAGGCTGACGCGCAGCTCGTGGGGCCCGGTGAAGGTGCCCCGTCCGTCGTACTGGGTGATCTTGTTCTTCTTCATCAGATAGTGGACGCCCTTGACCCGTCCGTCGGCCACCTTGCGGCTGCGCTCGAACGCGCCGCGGTAGTCCACGGTCACATCGCCGTTCACCCGGATGCCGAAGTTCTCGGCCTCATGGATGAACAGCTGGGCCAGCTCGGCGTTGCGCAGCAGAGCCTTGGACGGGATGCAGCCCACGTTGAGGCAGACGCCGCCCCAGTAGCGTTCCTCGACGACGGCCGTGGTCAGGCCCAGCTGGGCGGCGCGGATCGCGGCGACATAGCCACCCGGCCCGGCTCCCAGAACCACCACGTCGAAATGTGCGCTCATGCGTCGCACCTTAGACATTAGAGTCGGGGTATGGCTTCAGACGAGGGGTCCGTACGGGTGGACAGCTGGATCTGGTCCGTGCGGCTGACCAAGACGCGCTCGATGGCGTCCTCGGCCTGCCGCGCGGGGCACGTCCGGGTCAACGGCGAGCGCGTCAAGCCCGCGCACCCGGTGCGGTCCGGAGACGAGGTGCGGCTGCGCCATGCGGGACGCGACCGGGTCGTGGTGGTCTCGCGCATCGTGCGCAAGCGGGTCGGCGCGCCGGTGGCCGCGGAGTGCTTCGTCGACAACAGCCCGCCTCCGCCGCCGCGCGAGCACACGGTGCCGATCGGGCTGCGCGACCGCGGGGCGGGCCGCCCCACCAAGCGCGACCGGCGCGAGATGGAGCGGCTGCGCGGTGCGCCCGGCGACCTCGGCTGAGAGCCGGTCGGTCCACCGAGGTCCGGTCAGTCCACCGTGATCCGTACGGGGCCGCCGTGTGCGTCGGCCCCGACGATCCAGTCGGCGGGCAGGTGGAACGGCCGGCCCGGCGCCACCGTGCGGGGCAGGCGCCCGCGGTGCAGCGTCCGGCCGTCCTGGGCGACGGTGAGCACCGGCCGGGTCAGGAACCGCGTGGTGCGCAGGGTGAAGCGGCCACGCGGCGGACGGGGCCCGTCCGGGGCGATCCGGTTGGGTGAGACCCATAGCAGCGGCGCCTCGACCCGCACGGGCAGCGCCCCCGGGGTCCACGGCCGCCCGGCGAGATGGCGCAGCACGGGCCCGGCGGCCAACCGGCCGTCGAGGGCGGCGATATCGGCGGTCTCCACGGGGTGCAGCAGATTGCCCACGGCGAAGACCCCGGGTTCGCCGGTGCGGAACTCGGCGTCGGCGGCGGGGCCCCGGGTGCCGGGGTCGAGGGCGATTCCGGCGCTTCTGGCCAGTTCGTGGTCGGGGATCCAGTCGCCGGTGAACACCACGGTGTCGCAGGCGACGGCGGCCGTCCTGCCGTCCCGGTGCCGCAGCCGCACGCTCTCCAGCCGCCCCTGGCCGGTCAGTTCGGTCACGGTGGCGTCGGTGACCAGCGGAAAGCCAGAGCGCAGCCGGGTGGCGAGGTGGCGTGCCGGATGGGTCTGGTGGCGGGGCTGGTCGGTGACCATGGCGGCGACCTCGGCCCCGGCCCGGCGCAGGGTGGCCACCGCGGAGTAGCCCACGCGTTCCGCGCCGACGATGACGGCGCGCCGGCCGACGTGCTGATGGTGCAGATGGACGGCCTGCTGCAGCTGTCCGGTGGTGAGGACACCCGCCGGCCGGGTGCCGGGCACCAACCGGGCGCTGCGCGGGCGTTCCCGGGCGCCGGTGGCCAGGACGACGGCGGTCGCGGTGATGCGTTCCAGGCCCGTCGGGCCGGTGATGTCCACGGTCCTCGGCGCCGCCCAGCCGGTGGCCGTGACCGAGGTGCGCAGCACGGCTCCGGCGCGGGTGGCGGCGGCGATGTGGTGGCGGGCGTAGTCGGGGCCGCTCATCACCCGGCGCAGATCGCGCAGTCCGAATCCGGTGTGGTGGCAGTGGCGGGGAACGCCGCCCGCCTGCGGTTCGCGGTCGAGGACCTCGACCCGGTCCACCCCGGCGGCGGCCAGGCGCGCGGCGAGCGCGAGTCCGGCCGGTCCGGCCCCGATGACCAGCACGTCGACGGTGCGGTGGGTACGGTCGGTGGGGGTCATCGCCGGGCCTCCGTCCGGTCCTGGGCCGCGGTGGCCGCGTCGAACTGGGCGCGCACCGCGGCGCCGCAGAAGAAGCCCTGGCAGCGCCCGCCGAGGGCCCGGGTGCGGCGCCGCAGGCCCTCCAGCGAGCCCGGTGGCACGGTGGCGGTCAGCGCGTCGCGGATCTCGCCCCGGGTGACGCGTTCGCAGTGGCAGACCACGGTGCCGTACGCGGGGTCGGCGGCGATGAGATCGGCGCGCTGGTAGGGGCGTGGGAACGCCTCGCCGATGGTGGGCATCCGCACGGGCTCGATCTCCCGCTCGGGCCCGGGGTCGAGACCGCATTCGGTGAGGAGCTCGGCCACATGCGCGGCGATGGCCATCGAGGCGGTGAGTCCGGTGGACCGGATGCCGCCCACGGCGACATACCGGCGGCCGGGGTCGGCGTGGATCTGGTAGTCGCCGTGCTCGGTGGCGGCGCGCAGTCCGGCGTAGACCGCGGTGACCTCCTCCGCCAGCAGCTCCGGCATGATCCGCGCGCCCTTCTCCCGGAGCGAGGCCAGTCCGTCCGCCGACGATCCGGTGGCGGTCTTGTCGTCGAGGTCCTCGGCGGTGGGGCCGAGCATCACATTGCCGTACACGGTGGGCGCCACCAGGACTCCCTTGCCGAGCGCGGTGGGCACCGGCAGCAGGATGTGGTCGACCAGGCCGCGGGCGAACTTGTCGAAGACGATCAGCTGGCCGCGGCGCGGGGTCACGGTGAACTCCCCGTGGCCGAGCCGCCGGTTGATCTCGTCCGAGTACAGCCCGGCGGCGTTGACCAGGTGACGGGTGCGCAGCACCCCGCGCGGGGTGGCGATCTCGTGGTGGTCCTCGCCGGTGGTGATGGCCCCGGCCGGGCAGTTCAGATGCAGGGCGACGCCCGCGCGCACCGCCTGGGTGGCGTAGGCGAGCGTCGTCGTCCAGGGGCAGATGATGCTCTCCCCGGGGACTTCGAGCGCGCCGAGGGCGCCGGGTCCCAGATGGGGTTCGCGGGCGTAGACCGCGTCCGCGTCGAGGATGCTCGTCTCGTCGTAGCCGTTGCGCACCGCCTTCTCGGCGAGGGACGGCAGTGCGGCGAGCTGTTCGGCGTCCCAGGCGACCAGGAGCGCGCCGAGCGGTTCGAGCGGGATGCCGGTCTCGGCGGCGTAGGCGGTCAGCCGCTGGTAGCCCTCGCGCACCAGACGGGCCTCCAGGGTGCCCGGGGTGGCGTCGAAGCCGGTGTGCAGGATCGCGGTGTTGGCCTTTGAGGTGCCGTTCCCGACGTCGTCGGACGCCTCGACGAGGGCGATCCGCAGCCGGTGGCGGGCCAGTTCGCGGGCGATGGCGGTGCCGACCACCCCGGCGCCGATGATGGCCACGTCGTAGACCTCGCCGGGGAGGTCACCCGTGGTCGTAACGGTCATTGTGGTCCCTTGCTCGGTGGTGCGAACGGCCTGGCGCGCGGCGGTCCTGGGCGGGTGTCCTCAGCGGGGTCCTCAGTCGTGGGCGGCGGCCGTCGGCGCCCGGTCCAGCAGCGCGGCCACGGCCGAGCGGAAACCGGCCAGGCGTTCGGCGGCCCGCTCCGCGCTGATCCGCGGTTCGTAGACGGCGGCGGGCTGCCACGCCGGGACCGCCTCCTCGACCGTCAGGCCCGGGTCGAGCCCCAGCCGCGCGGCGGCGCCCACGCCCAGCGCCGTGACATCCGGCAGCGCAGACACCTCCACCGGCCGCTGCAGCAGATCGGCCTGGGTCTGCATCAGCAGCGCCGAGCGGGTCAGTCCCCCGTCGACGCGCAGGACGGTCAGCGGCGCGCCCAGGTCGGAGGCGGCCGCCTCGGCGATCTCCACCACCTGGGCGGCGATGCCCTCGCACAGGGCGCGCACCAGATGCCCGGCGGTGGTGTCGAGGCCGAGCCCGGTCAGCGAGCCCTTGAGGTCGCCGCGCCACCACGGCGCCGCGAGTCCGGCGAGCGCCGGTACGAAGGTGACTCCCCCGGTGTCGGGCACCGTCCCGCCGACCGGGTCCAGGTCCTGGGGCCCCTGGATCACCCCCAGGTCGCCGAGCCAGCGCACCGCGGAGGCGGCGGTGTACACCTGGCCGTCCAGGCAGTAGCTGGTGCGCCCGCCGAACCGCCAGGCCACGCAGGCGACCAGGCCGTGGGGCCCGCGCCGGGGCCGGTCCCCGGTGTTGGCGAGGAGGAAGGCGCCGGTGCCGTAGGTGCACTTGGCGGTGCCCGGCTCGGTCACCCGCTGCGCCAGCAGGGCGGCCTGCTGGTCGACGAGGAGCCCGGTGAGCGGGACCTCGCCGCCGAAGGCCGTGGTGGTGCCGACGGGCCCGGCGGCGTCGACGACGCGCGGCAGCCGTTCGGCGGTCAGCCCGTAGAGGTCCAGCGCCTTCGGGGACCAGGCGACCCGGTCGAGGTCGAGCAGCCCGGTGCGCCCGGCGGTGGCGGCGTCGGTGACGAAGGCGCCGGTGAGCCGGTGGATCAGCCAGGCGTCGCTGGTGGTGACCACGCCCTCGCCGGTCAGATGGCGCCGGATCCACGCCATCTTGGGCGCCGCGAAGTACGGATCGAGCGGCAGTCCGGTGAGTTCGCGCAGCGTCTCGGCGTGCGGCGCGAGGTGTTCGCACACCGTCCGCGCCCGCCGGTCCTGCCAGACCAGCGCGTCGGTCAGCGGGTCTCCGGTGACGGGGTCCCAGGCCAGCACGGTCTCGCCCTGGTTGGCCAGTCCGACCGCTACGACGGGCTCCCCCGCGGCGGCCAGAGCCTGGCGTCCGGCCTCGAGGACCGAGGTGAGCAACGCGGCCGGATCGACCTCGACCAGTCCGCCGGGGAGATAGCGGGGGCGTACGGGCACCTCCGCGGAGCCGATCACCCCGCGCTCGGGACACAGCACCAACGCCTTGGTGCCCGAGGTGCCTTGGTCGACGGCGAGGACCGGGCCGGTCGCGGGGTCGGCCGGGGTGCGGTGGCGACGCTCTGCAGGCAGCATGTCCGGTTCTTCGCTCGGGACGGGTGAATCGCTTCGGCTCGGGGGGCGGTGCGCGGGGATCTTGCCGGAAAGCCTGATGCAGGCGCGGGGCGGGCGTCAAGACGGCCGGTCCGGGCAGGCCCGTGGTCCCCCGTGCCCGGGCCGCCGCGGCGGGACTATAGGATCCGTGCAACCATCCCCCAGGCCCCTCGTTTTCCGCGTCCGGTACGTCAGCTCCGTACGAAAGTCATCCGATGCCCGAGGAAGAGTTCCGCCCCGTGTACCACCCCGCGGGCTATGACGGCGGACTGCGCATCGCGCTGCAGGACCTGCGCACCGGACGCTGGATATCGATGCGCAATCTGCTGGCCGAGACTCCCACCTGGGCACTGTGGACCCAGCGGACCCAGGTGCTGGCCACGGCCGCCGCCGGATCCACTGTGGTGGACGCGTGGCGGGCCGAGGAGCCGCAGAGCGTGGCGGCGCTGGTGATGGGCGCCCGGGTCGGCGTGGAACGCGCGGTGCGCGCCCATCGCGAGGGACATCCCCGCACGCGGGAGCTGTGGCGGGAGGCGTGGCAGTCCTGCCAGTTGGCCGCGCACCACTCCCCGGCGGATCCGGTGCCCTGGGTGTGTCTGCTGGCCCTGGCCCAGCTGGACAAGGAGCAGCGGCAGGAGGAGCACCGGGTGCCCCCGCCCGGTCCGCTGCTGTTCCCCGGGCCCTGGGGGCTGCTGGCGGAGGCCGACCGGCGCGATCCGTACAACCGCGAGGCGTACCACCGGATGCTGCAGTTCGTGTACGCCCGGCGGGCCGGAGGTTCGCTGGCCGAGGCCGTCAACTTC
Coding sequences:
- a CDS encoding MBL fold metallo-hydrolase, producing MISQSPLLTVADGVHIWSPTPSAGWGLANCGLIVSPDGAAAWIDTPYDRRMAGDFLERSRALLPGGSRIERVIVTHANGDHLWGAEVVPDAEIVATREALGHIEYEPSPQQLHALVHGSDPATPLGWYLQRHFGRFDWSGTEVVEPTLTFVGELDLRVGEVPVRLFSLPSAHTTGDLVAYLPRQRVAFTGDVIFASGPQDPGDHAVHWAGPLDNVISACERVLSTGAEVIVPGHGPVLDREGVRGHIGYLEQLRDRTRELHTAGVPALEAARTLIAENTHPALGLPERLVITVGSEYRHLNGTDEPADLVATMADLAQVAWERREDAATASA
- a CDS encoding SpoIIE family protein phosphatase, which produces MKVRSALGSRSVGGQVCALMLIIVTLLVLAAGATLSLQARSSGDSQARASALTVARTVALAPGVQRALESRNPSTTLQPYVEKVRHRTDVDYIVVTSPGGIRWTHPNPKLLGKHIGRSLYPATAGRPFTDRLPGITRSAPSIRAAVPVTDDRGRVIGIVNAGVSIPSVGRTVGRQLPVIYASTAFALVLGGGGAALVARRLRRQTHRLGPAEITRMYEHHDAVLRSVKEGVLIVDDEGRLQLANDEALRLLGLTPDAHGRQITDVGLPPELAGLLASGRAATDAVHQVGDRLLVVNQRPAERDGAPWGSVATLRDTTELRALTDKADRAYARLRLLYEAGVRVGSSLDMEGTAQELSRVAVPRFADYATVDLHEAVLRGEEPGDRESPLRRVGFSGIRQDPPLRRVGERVSAFPVTQRAGGTGQARVVAVEQLPSYSDWTPQEPERVGWLVAYGIRSLLTVPLSGRGVRLGQVAFWRSGDAPPFDEEDRSFAEELAGQAAVAIDNARRYAREHATTLALQESLLPRGRPEQQAVVAAQRYLPAPGGVRGDWFDVIPLSGARVALVVGDVVGHGLHAAATMGRLRTAVLNFSVVDLPPDELLARLDDVVDQVDREDTAVNGGVGAVGATCLYAVYDPVSRHCTLARAGHPPPALVHPDGSAAFLDLPAGPPLGLGGRLYEATETQLPEGSRLVLYTDGLVRDRERDLVTGLDHLRDALTDADPDPERACDAVMAALLSPRRTDDVCLLIARTTALDERRVASWELPPDPEVVARMRAAVARTLADWNLEEAAFTTELVVSELLGNAIRHAVGPVRLRLMHNRALICEVADGSTTAPHLRRAGSTDEGGRGLFLVAQMVQRWGTRYTKNGKIIWTEQDLSAAERAPR
- the lpdA gene encoding dihydrolipoyl dehydrogenase; this translates as MSAHFDVVVLGAGPGGYVAAIRAAQLGLTTAVVEERYWGGVCLNVGCIPSKALLRNAELAQLFIHEAENFGIRVNGDVTVDYRGAFERSRKVADGRVKGVHYLMKKNKITQYDGRGTFTGPHELRVSLSDGDTETVTFDHCVIATGSITNLLPGTSLSERVVTYEEQILAPALPGSVLIAGAGAIGVEFAYIMHSYGVQVTLVEFMDRIVPLEDEEVSAELTRRFRRLGMNILTSTRVEAINDAGPAVKVMVTTGGQRQTLQAARVLQAIGFRPRVDGYGLEHTGVRLTERGAVDVDGHCRTNVPHIFAIGDVTAKLMLAHAAEAMGIVAAETIAGAETMELDYVMIPRATFCQPQIASFGWTEAQARERGFDVQVAKFPFTANGKAQGLGDPVGFVKLISDGRHGELLGGHLIGPEVTELLPELTLAQQWDLTVHEVARNIHAHPTLSEAVKEAVHGLAGHMINL
- a CDS encoding RNA-binding S4 domain-containing protein, with translation MASDEGSVRVDSWIWSVRLTKTRSMASSACRAGHVRVNGERVKPAHPVRSGDEVRLRHAGRDRVVVVSRIVRKRVGAPVAAECFVDNSPPPPPREHTVPIGLRDRGAGRPTKRDRREMERLRGAPGDLG
- a CDS encoding NAD(P)/FAD-dependent oxidoreductase — translated: MTPTDRTHRTVDVLVIGAGPAGLALAARLAAAGVDRVEVLDREPQAGGVPRHCHHTGFGLRDLRRVMSGPDYARHHIAAATRAGAVLRTSVTATGWAAPRTVDITGPTGLERITATAVVLATGARERPRSARLVPGTRPAGVLTTGQLQQAVHLHHQHVGRRAVIVGAERVGYSAVATLRRAGAEVAAMVTDQPRHQTHPARHLATRLRSGFPLVTDATVTELTGQGRLESVRLRHRDGRTAAVACDTVVFTGDWIPDHELARSAGIALDPGTRGPAADAEFRTGEPGVFAVGNLLHPVETADIAALDGRLAAGPVLRHLAGRPWTPGALPVRVEAPLLWVSPNRIAPDGPRPPRGRFTLRTTRFLTRPVLTVAQDGRTLHRGRLPRTVAPGRPFHLPADWIVGADAHGGPVRITVD
- a CDS encoding NAD(P)/FAD-dependent oxidoreductase, whose protein sequence is MTVTTTGDLPGEVYDVAIIGAGVVGTAIARELARHRLRIALVEASDDVGNGTSKANTAILHTGFDATPGTLEARLVREGYQRLTAYAAETGIPLEPLGALLVAWDAEQLAALPSLAEKAVRNGYDETSILDADAVYAREPHLGPGALGALEVPGESIICPWTTTLAYATQAVRAGVALHLNCPAGAITTGEDHHEIATPRGVLRTRHLVNAAGLYSDEINRRLGHGEFTVTPRRGQLIVFDKFARGLVDHILLPVPTALGKGVLVAPTVYGNVMLGPTAEDLDDKTATGSSADGLASLREKGARIMPELLAEEVTAVYAGLRAATEHGDYQIHADPGRRYVAVGGIRSTGLTASMAIAAHVAELLTECGLDPGPEREIEPVRMPTIGEAFPRPYQRADLIAADPAYGTVVCHCERVTRGEIRDALTATVPPGSLEGLRRRTRALGGRCQGFFCGAAVRAQFDAATAAQDRTEARR
- a CDS encoding FGGY family carbohydrate kinase, which gives rise to MLPAERRHRTPADPATGPVLAVDQGTSGTKALVLCPERGVIGSAEVPVRPRYLPGGLVEVDPAALLTSVLEAGRQALAAAGEPVVAVGLANQGETVLAWDPVTGDPLTDALVWQDRRARTVCEHLAPHAETLRELTGLPLDPYFAAPKMAWIRRHLTGEGVVTTSDAWLIHRLTGAFVTDAATAGRTGLLDLDRVAWSPKALDLYGLTAERLPRVVDAAGPVGTTTAFGGEVPLTGLLVDQQAALLAQRVTEPGTAKCTYGTGAFLLANTGDRPRRGPHGLVACVAWRFGGRTSYCLDGQVYTAASAVRWLGDLGVIQGPQDLDPVGGTVPDTGGVTFVPALAGLAAPWWRGDLKGSLTGLGLDTTAGHLVRALCEGIAAQVVEIAEAAASDLGAPLTVLRVDGGLTRSALLMQTQADLLQRPVEVSALPDVTALGVGAAARLGLDPGLTVEEAVPAWQPAAVYEPRISAERAAERLAGFRSAVAALLDRAPTAAAHD